Sequence from the Candidatus Paceibacterota bacterium genome:
GTGAATATAGACCAGACCTTTCGTCCGGAGGAGAGATAGAACAAAAACTAAGACCGCCCCGGCAAGATGCCGGGGCGGTCTTAGTTTAGATTTTTGTTAAAACTTATACACGTCTATTGATGTCCCCGCGCGGAAGACCGGAGTTTTTCCCAGTAGCCACGGATAAGTATCTTCAAATTTTTGTTTGAAATTTTTTACCGGTACTGCGTGTCCTCCCTGCAGAAATGTGTGCGAAATGGCGAACCAGCTGCCCTCAGAAGGTTCTCCTTTTGCCGACCACCACTGCTCGTACCTTTCACCAAAATAATATTTTGGATTTCCTCCGCCGAAATAATCAATTCCTATTTTTTTTATTTGGTTTTTGTCGGCAAAATCCTTGAGCCGTTTTAAATCCTGCCCCCAATCGTAATTTGAGTCAACGGCGATTTTATAGCCGTTTTCCGTTCCGCCCCCCAAGATGTTGAAATAAGAAAGATAATAAGGATAAGTTGCTATCGCGGAAATAATCATCCAAAGAAGCAGTATTAGCAGCAAAGCGCCCCTTTCAACCGGCCTTAAATACTTCATAAAAAATTCTTTTATCTTTTCTTTAAAACTTCTCGGTTCCGAAAACGGCGGCGATTTTATCCATTTTATGGTTTGTCTCGCGACCAAAAGATAAATGAAGGGGAAGGTCGGAAGCACGTGCCTTACTCCTATGTTAAGAGGGCTTGATATTGCTTGAAACCAATAAACCGCGATAAATATAAAACTTGCCGTAAGCGCGAAATTTTCTCTAAGCCATGCGCATGTTTTTTTGAAACTTTTATTTTTGCTTAAGATGATGTTTTTCAACCCAATTGCCATGGCCAAAAGAGTTAAAATGTGCAGAACAAGGTGTTCTTTAAAAAGATATAGCAAAGGAAAATATGAAGGCCACCCCGCCGCTGAAACTTCACCCATAAAATAAGTGGTGTTTCCTCCGGATGCTCGCTGAACAACCATAAGAAGACCGACAAAATATTGGCCGATAGACCTGAATATCGGATTTCCGCACATCCAGACAGCGGCATCCACAAGCGGCCTTATCCCGAAGGAAGAGAGGTTAAAAACGGCGTCACTTACTTGCCGTTCTATCGGATAATTCCAAACGTGAAAAACATAAACCGGCCATATCACAAAAAGTCCGATGATTCCTATCAAAATAGTTTTCGCGATAACGGACAGCTCTTCTTTCAAGAATTTTTTCCAATAAAAATTGTCTATGTTTTTTAAAAATACCCATGACACTCCGAAGACGGCGTATAGCGGCGCGAGAAGCACAAGCGAGAATTTTAAAAGCTGGGCAACTCCGAATGCCGCGCCCGCGATAATCAGGCTTTTTTTGTCTCCGCGGAAAAGGAAATTGAGATAAGCGCTTATTCCTATGAAAAAACCAAAGGCCGCGCCAAGGTCAGTGGTAACATAGCGCGAGTGCGCCAGAAATGTCGGTGAAAAGCAGAAAAAGAAAAGGGCAAGAAGCGCCACTCTGTTTCCGTAAAGTCCTTGTATCAATTTGAAAAAAAGCCAGCCGAAAAGAACCGCGAGAATCATTATGGGCAGCCGGGAAAAAACGATTATGTTGTCGGCATTGTTTCCCGATTCATAAATGAAAATTCTTCCCATGTCCCATTGTCCGTTTATATATTCGCTCCATGCGGCCGCGTTCGTGGGAAAATTCAAATTTAAAAATAAAAGGGGGATAGCGGAGAGGTCTTTTATCAGGGGCGGATGCTCCGGGTTCAGACGATAATCTTTTTGCGAAAGATACGAATATCCCGAAGGTATATGCGCAAGCTCGTCCATGGTGGCGGAATCGCCCAGCGCGGAAGTAAAAATAATGCCGAACATCGCGAGAAGCATTAACCCTGCCGTGAAATTCACTATTTTTTTCATAATTTTTTTAGATTAATAATGTTTTTATTTATATAGCATTTCAAATCCCGGAAAGACGCTTATTCTAACTCCGGGTTGAATTTGTTTTACTCTGTCGCGCAGCTTGGCGTCCGACTCAAGCGAAACTATAAAACAGGAATTTTTCGTCTCGGAACATTTTATTTTTTCGAGTTCGGAAGGAAGAAGATAAGTAAAATGTTTTTCCGCTTGTCCTTTTTCGGTAAAAGAACCGGTTAAAAACATTACGGTTTGCGCCGGCATCGGGATATTTTTTACTTTTACTCCGTCAACATTAACAATCACGAATTTATCGGTCTGCGGCGGCACTTTGTTCAGGAAATTCGCTATGTCGCTTGCCCTGCCGTTAAAAGCGTAATAGGTATTTATATTATCTCCCCATCTGATGAAATATTTCGTGTAGGTTGTTGTCGCTATTGCCG
This genomic interval carries:
- a CDS encoding glycosyltransferase family 39 protein, producing the protein MKKIVNFTAGLMLLAMFGIIFTSALGDSATMDELAHIPSGYSYLSQKDYRLNPEHPPLIKDLSAIPLLFLNLNFPTNAAAWSEYINGQWDMGRIFIYESGNNADNIIVFSRLPIMILAVLFGWLFFKLIQGLYGNRVALLALFFFCFSPTFLAHSRYVTTDLGAAFGFFIGISAYLNFLFRGDKKSLIIAGAAFGVAQLLKFSLVLLAPLYAVFGVSWVFLKNIDNFYWKKFLKEELSVIAKTILIGIIGLFVIWPVYVFHVWNYPIERQVSDAVFNLSSFGIRPLVDAAVWMCGNPIFRSIGQYFVGLLMVVQRASGGNTTYFMGEVSAAGWPSYFPLLYLFKEHLVLHILTLLAMAIGLKNIILSKNKSFKKTCAWLRENFALTASFIFIAVYWFQAISSPLNIGVRHVLPTFPFIYLLVARQTIKWIKSPPFSEPRSFKEKIKEFFMKYLRPVERGALLLILLLWMIISAIATYPYYLSYFNILGGGTENGYKIAVDSNYDWGQDLKRLKDFADKNQIKKIGIDYFGGGNPKYYFGERYEQWWSAKGEPSEGSWFAISHTFLQGGHAVPVKNFKQKFEDTYPWLLGKTPVFRAGTSIDVYKF